A single genomic interval of Macadamia integrifolia cultivar HAES 741 unplaced genomic scaffold, SCU_Mint_v3 scaffold90, whole genome shotgun sequence harbors:
- the LOC122070362 gene encoding uncharacterized protein LOC122070362 — protein MFISIVGHNDRYRDIAEHFQRSLNTIGEHFKKVLRAFILLGQENIKPPNFSRCPKQILEKPKLYPFFKDCIGAIDGTHVSASVPLSKQIPYRGRKGDTTWNVMCACDLDMKFTFVYAGWEGSANDCRVFNEALNNPKFEFPHPPPGTF, from the exons ATGTTTATATCTATCGTTGGTCACAATGATAGGTATAGAGACATAGCAGAACACTTTCAGCGTTCTCTTAACACTATAGGTGAACACTTTAAGAAAGTGTTACGTGCTTTCATACTACTGGGACAAGAGAATATCAAACCTCCAAACTTCAGTCGTTGCCCTAAACAGATTCTTGAAAAACCAAAGCTCTATCCTTTCTTCAAg GACTGCATTGGCGCGATTGATGGCACTCATGTTAGTGCTTCTGTACCTTTATCCAAACAAATACCGtacagaggaaggaaaggagatacgacctggaatgttatgtgtgcatgtgaccttgacatgaaattcacttttgtgtacgctggttgggagggttcggcaaatgattgtcgagtattcaatgaggcattgaataaccctaaatttgaatttcctcatcctccacctGGTACGTTCTAA
- the LOC122070374 gene encoding uncharacterized protein LOC122070374 has product MVFGDTYADGEGSGTQTTMLETLGANDARNMIESCDESSSADEVTPLGDTQTEAVEKRPVTKHMHDRTPNAKRRRSKSNDWSMAFKAIQDISKSRVERDASMSTASTQNAEQMYGITRAMEVLESGYELDEALYEKALRKLMADPQWREALISCPPHRKSILLRTLQ; this is encoded by the coding sequence ATGGTATTTGGTGATACATATGCAGACGGCGAAGGAAGTGGGACTCAAACAACCATGTTGGAAACTTTGGGGGCcaatgatgctaggaatatgATTGAGTCTTGTGATGAGTCAAGTTCCGCTGATGAAGTTACTCCATTAGGTGACACTCAAACTGAAGCAGTGGAAAAAAGGCCAGTTACTAAGCATATGCATGATAGGACTCCAAAtgcgaaaaggaggaggagcaagtctaatgattggtcaatggcattcaaggcaattcaagatatTAGTAAATCAAGGGTAGAACGAGATGCGAGCATGTCCACTGCTTCAACCCAAAATGCGGAACAGATGTATGGAATTACTAGGGCCATGGAGGTGCTTGAGTCAGGATATGAGTTAGATGAAGCACTATACGAGAAAGCACTTCGGAAGTTAATGGCTGACCCGCAATGGAGAGAAGCATTAATTTCCTGCCCTCCTCATCGGAAGTCAATACTCCTTCGTACCCTTCAGTAG